From the Chelonoidis abingdonii isolate Lonesome George chromosome 12, CheloAbing_2.0, whole genome shotgun sequence genome, one window contains:
- the LOC116829181 gene encoding killer cell lectin-like receptor subfamily B member 1B allele B has product MRQLLDSLPSCTFSSSCALAMAGEIVYADLYIPGAFPTSKSQHPAQHPKIPQCPRWHRMALWLGWAGNIILAAAVIALGVWGQTGSPRTTNGTECNSCLKDCQSCSNQNLYPKPDNNSTEGCGCKLCPADWLLHKNKCYWVSKESKTWSESHEDCSAKSSQMLVIQDKEEMAYVLSIPQLNLVWLGLSVTSPERKWTWVDGSTFNETLFQLTGAADGESCGMIKGNRTISETCKAVAKWICEKVALK; this is encoded by the exons ATGAGGCAACTCTTAGACAGTCTGCCTTCTTGTACCTTCTCATCTTCCTGTGCACTTGCCATGGCTGGAGAAATAGTATATGCTGATTTATACATTCCTGGAGCTTTTCCCACTTCAAAGTCACAGCATCCAGCTCAGCACCCCA AAATCCCTCAGTGCCCACGCTGGCATCGGATGGCTCTATGGCTTGGATGGGCCGGGAACATCATCCTAGCGGCAGCTGTGATTGCGCTTGGTGTTTGGG GTCAGACTGGAAGCCCAAGAACAACAAATGGAACTGAATGTAATTCCTGCCTGAAGGATTGCCAGTCTTGTTCGAATCAAAATTTGTATCCAAAGCCAGACAACAACTCAACAG AGGGCTGTGGGTGCAAACTGTGCCCAGCTGACTGGCTGCTGCACAAGAACAAGTGCTATTGGGTCTCTAAAGAAAGTAAAACGTGGAGTGAGAGTCATGAGGACTGCTCAGCAAAGAGTTCTCAGATGCTGGTGATCCAAGACAAGGAGGAGATG GCGTATGTACTGAGTATTCCACAACTGAACCTGGTCTGGCTTGGACTCAGTGTTACATCCCCAGAGAGGAAATGGACCTGGGTGGACGGCTCCACGTTCAATGAAACACT GTTCCAGCTAACAGGCGCTGCTGACGGGGAGAGCTGTGGGATGATCAAAGGGAACCGCACTATTTCGGAAACCTGCAAGGCGGTAGCTAAATGGATTTGTGAGAAAGTTGCCCTGAAATAA